In Cinclus cinclus chromosome 13, bCinCin1.1, whole genome shotgun sequence, a genomic segment contains:
- the INTS14 gene encoding integrator complex subunit 14, with protein sequence MPTVVVMDVSLSMTRPVSVEGSEEYQRKHLAAHGLTMLFEHMATNYKLEFTALVVFSSLWELMVPFTRDYNTLQEALSNMDDYDKTCLESALLGVCNIVQQEWGAAIPCQVVLVTDGCLGIGRGSLRHSLATQSQRSDSNRFPLPFPFPSKLYVMCMANLEELQSTDSLDCLERLIDLNNGEGQIFTIDGPLCLKNVQSMFGKLIDLAYTPFHAVLKCGHLTSDVQVFPRPEPFIIDEEIDPIPKAINTDLEIVGFVDIADISSPPVLSRHLVLPIALNREGDEVGPGITDDTEDENSANQIAGKIPNFCVLLHGSLKVEGMVALVQLGPEWYGMLYSQADSKKKSNLMMSLFEPGPEPLPWLGKMAQLGPISDAKENPYGEDDNKSPFPLQPKNKRSYAQNVTVWIKPSGLQTDVQKILRNARKLPEKTQTFYKELNRLRKAALAFGFLELLKGVADMLERECTLLPDTAHPDAAFQLTHAAQQLKVASSGASEYAAYEHNIAPLQTDFSSSGAERM encoded by the exons ATGCCCACGGTGGTGGTGATGGACGTGTCGCTGTCCATGACGCGGCCGGTGTCGGTGGAGGGCTCCGAGGAGTACCAGCGCAAGCACCTGGCTGCCCACGGGCTCACCATGCTCTTCGAGCACATGGCCACCAACTACAAGCTGGAGTTCACGGCCTTGGTGGTGTTTTCATCCCTCTGGGAGCTGATGGTGCCCTTCACGAGGGACTACAACACGCTCCAG GAAGCCCTGAGTAACATGGATGATTATGACAAGACCTGTTTGGAGTCAGCGCTGCTGGGGGTTTGCAACATTGTCCAGCAGGAATGGGGGGCAGCAATTCCTTGCCAG GTTGTCCTGGTCACCGACGGCTGCCTGGGCATCGGCAGAGGCTCCCTGCGCCACTCCTTGGCCACTCAGAGCCAGCGCAGCGACAGCAACAGGTTCCCACTGCCCTTCCCGTTCCCGTCCAAGCTCTATGTCATGTGCATGGCCAACCTGGAAGAG cttCAAAGCACAGATTCCTTAGACTGCCTGGAACGGCTCATTGATTTAAACAATGGGGAAGGGCAGATTTTCACCATTGATGGCCCCCTTTGCCTGAAGAATGTGCAGTCCATGTTTGG AAAGCTAATAGACCTGGCTTATACACCATTCCATGCTGTCCTCAAGTGTGGCCACTTAACATCTGATGTACAAGTATTTCCCAGACCAGAGCCTTTCATTATAGATGAGGAAATAGACCCCATTCCTAAAGCAATTAATACAG ATCTAGAAATTGTTGGGTTTGTAGATATTGCTGACATTTCCAGTCCTCCTGTCTTGTCCAGACACTTGGTACTGCCCATTGCACTTAACAGAG AGGGGGATGAGGTGGGACCTGGGATCACAGATGACACTGAAGATGAGAATTCAGCTAATCAGATTGCTGGGAAAATCCCCaacttctgtgttttattaCATGGCAGCCTGAAAGTGGAAGGCATGGTGGCTCTCGTCCAGTTGGG GCCAGAGTGGTATGGAATGCTTTATTCACAAGCTGATagcaaaaagaaatcaaacctCATGATGTCACTCTTTGAACCTGGTCCTGAGCCACTCCCATGGCTGGGGAAGATGGCACAGCTTGGCCCCATTTCAG atGCAAAAGAAAATCCTTATGGGGAGGATGACAATAAGAGCCCTTTCCCTTTGCAGCCCAAGAACAAGCGCAGCTACGCTCAGAATGTCACTGTCTGGATCAAACCCAGTGGCCTCCAG ACAGATGTACAGAAGATCTTGAGAAATGCAAGGAAACTCCCTGAAAAAACACAAACTTTCTATAAA GAGCTGAATCGTTTGCGAAAGGCAGCTCTGGCCTTCggcttcctggagctgctgaagggcGTGGCAGACATGCTGGAGAGGGAGTGCACCCTGCTCCCCGACACCGCCCACCCCGACGCCGCCTTCCAGCTCACGCACGCAGCCCAGCAGCTCAAAGTGGCGAGTTCTGGAGCCTCGGAGTACGCTGCCTATGAGCACAACATTGCTCCTCTGCAGACAGACTTTTCCAGTAGCGGCGCTGAGAGAATGTGA